The following proteins are co-located in the Deltaproteobacteria bacterium genome:
- a CDS encoding dienelactone hydrolase family protein, with amino-acid sequence MGQMVTFKRPDGSDTNGYLTTPAGNPNAPAVVVIQEWWGLNDQIKSVGDRFAALGYRTLVPDLYKGKVALDVAEAKHMMTNLNFGDAATQDVRGAVQYLKQSGGKVGVVGFCMGGALTVLSAMYVKEANACSSWYGFPPEQAGDVKTITTPLQLHLAEKDQSFTPEAGRALEGKLREGKVPFESHWYDAGHAFFNEKGPNYNADCSKSAWERTTEFFAKNLK; translated from the coding sequence ATGGGACAGATGGTCACGTTCAAACGGCCGGATGGCAGCGACACCAACGGCTACCTGACAACGCCAGCGGGCAATCCTAACGCGCCCGCGGTCGTGGTTATTCAAGAGTGGTGGGGGCTCAACGATCAGATCAAAAGCGTCGGCGACCGCTTCGCCGCGCTCGGCTACCGTACCTTGGTGCCCGACTTGTACAAAGGCAAAGTCGCGCTCGACGTAGCGGAAGCGAAGCACATGATGACCAATCTAAACTTCGGCGATGCCGCGACCCAGGACGTGCGCGGCGCCGTGCAATATTTGAAACAGTCAGGCGGCAAAGTCGGCGTGGTCGGCTTCTGCATGGGCGGCGCGCTTACCGTGCTGTCAGCCATGTATGTGAAAGAAGCCAACGCCTGTTCATCGTGGTACGGCTTTCCGCCGGAACAAGCCGGCGACGTCAAAACCATCACCACGCCGCTGCAGCTCCACTTGGCGGAAAAAGATCAGTCATTTACGCCGGAAGCGGGGCGCGCGCTCGAAGGCAAGCTACGCGAAGGTAAGGTGCCCTTTGAGTCCCATTGGTACGACGCCGGCCACGCCTTCTTCAACGAAAAAGGCCCCAACTACAACGCCGATTGCTCCAAGTCAGCCTGGGAGCGCACCACCGAATTTTTCGCGAAGAATCTAAAGTAA